The Mustelus asterias chromosome 18, sMusAst1.hap1.1, whole genome shotgun sequence genome has a window encoding:
- the pigh gene encoding phosphatidylinositol N-acetylglucosaminyltransferase subunit H isoform X1, with amino-acid sequence MTSPRACGSRHQRRWDKMAPNFKDINGRGIILEPSYHSPLCREFTIISPKLSLRSVLVYTAAVWLLAYAIFTVTQNTSVLSASIIVTLLGMILHLHLFKIDQESVLIIGSIGVQMNTLYASGRENVRFIEMKKVKDIVINEAIYMQKVIYYLCILLIDPGNPRGVSEVVPVFQSAKPRLDCLSQVYRSCQEILQRTQAEQ; translated from the exons ATGACGTCACCCCGAGCATGCGGCAGCCGTCATCAGCGCCGCTGGGACAAGATGGCGCCGAATTTCAAGGACATAAACGGCCGCGGCATCATCTTGGAGCCAAGCTATCACTCCCCGCTGTGCCGCGAGTTCACGATCATCTCCCCGAAGCTGTCGCTCCGCTCGGTGCTGGTCTACACCGCCGCCGTTTGGCTGCTCGCTTACGCCATCTTTACCGTCActcag AACACTTCAGTGCTCTCAGCTTCCATCATCGTGACTCTCCTGGGAATGATCCTGCACCTCCATTTATTTAAAATTGATCAGGAGTCAGTGCTGATTATAGGTTCGATTGGAGTCCAGATGAACACTTTGTATGCCTCGGGCAGAGAGAATGTGAGGTTCATCGAGATGAAAAAGGTGAAAGATATCGTGATCAACGAAGCCATCTACATG CAGAAAGTTATCTACTACCTGTGTATACTCTTGATAGACCCCGGGAACCCCAGAGGAGTGTCAGAGGTGGTACCAGTGTTCCAG AGTGCCAAACCACGTCTGGACTGTTTGTCCCAGGTGTACAGAAGCTGCCAGGAAATCCTGCAACGGACGCAGGCGGAACAGTGA
- the pigh gene encoding phosphatidylinositol N-acetylglucosaminyltransferase subunit H isoform X2 yields the protein MTSPRACGSRHQRRWDKMAPNFKDINGRGIILEPSYHSPLCREFTIISPKLSLRSVLVYTAAVWLLAYAIFTVTQNTSVLSASIIVTLLGMILHLHLFKIDQESVLIIGSIGVQMNTLYASGRENVRFIEMKKVKDIVINEAIYMKVIYYLCILLIDPGNPRGVSEVVPVFQSAKPRLDCLSQVYRSCQEILQRTQAEQ from the exons ATGACGTCACCCCGAGCATGCGGCAGCCGTCATCAGCGCCGCTGGGACAAGATGGCGCCGAATTTCAAGGACATAAACGGCCGCGGCATCATCTTGGAGCCAAGCTATCACTCCCCGCTGTGCCGCGAGTTCACGATCATCTCCCCGAAGCTGTCGCTCCGCTCGGTGCTGGTCTACACCGCCGCCGTTTGGCTGCTCGCTTACGCCATCTTTACCGTCActcag AACACTTCAGTGCTCTCAGCTTCCATCATCGTGACTCTCCTGGGAATGATCCTGCACCTCCATTTATTTAAAATTGATCAGGAGTCAGTGCTGATTATAGGTTCGATTGGAGTCCAGATGAACACTTTGTATGCCTCGGGCAGAGAGAATGTGAGGTTCATCGAGATGAAAAAGGTGAAAGATATCGTGATCAACGAAGCCATCTACATG AAAGTTATCTACTACCTGTGTATACTCTTGATAGACCCCGGGAACCCCAGAGGAGTGTCAGAGGTGGTACCAGTGTTCCAG AGTGCCAAACCACGTCTGGACTGTTTGTCCCAGGTGTACAGAAGCTGCCAGGAAATCCTGCAACGGACGCAGGCGGAACAGTGA